From a region of the Neodiprion fabricii isolate iyNeoFabr1 chromosome 7, iyNeoFabr1.1, whole genome shotgun sequence genome:
- the LOC124186955 gene encoding uncharacterized protein LOC124186955 → MDVGGSRVTNIFDLPREMIVRIFLYFNPKERLRLARTCRTFEKLVFGDMELLRNLDFSRIGLITTVADVWEYFESETVNQYIRKVNVSNVSWMRAGQILNNTIGRAVNLVDVNIFGRRFGDLQQLVSLLELLINLKRLSFDWPDEIEDVSHSIDIMRTPFGRLKYLAVKVSVYSNNFFPTLQWNCNELVELRIIALPPRDGKLKLISWPLYGHDKLKKLKIVQAHGWNVHRTIYRHIVNMVPDLNQWTDFQTIGSDLGLKGFYLEKNIEICHQLRKTRVANNVPHRRPPDNFPHTWSVLSECLVREAIRLTHERVPKDFCCLRRTAVHSSATPSSWPLALRIDEAKRLLKDPEYQISLLYLEHDIDTHCDVHLVASAFPNLRNLFLCRILKSRDRTQGAQYLPRRLTKEGSGAPAALQDVAAGGPHDSSFKILVENTPLLRDLTICYWGHADPLLETWDFDALLHISQWRNLTALRLAFVPVHDGQFLIDVGKHCVNLETLVLVHLGTTGHSRTYMRDLAEMLRHCRNMREFFFEDDQVFGAHEVLMALTNNLKLERIEMEFYERGEDYARMMASMYHLLRTCTLLNKFKYTNIWTTTRNLYLCYLVTRLRRIRGELNRPDFQFEVLLPNYGIRHDSPNVDVILHEYSPWYDFNCRLIYPLFSFENHFWANI, encoded by the exons ATGGACGTCGG TGGGTCACGAGTCACCAACATATTTGATCTCCCACGAGAAATGATCGTgagaatttttctctatttcaaCCCCAAAGAACGTCTTAGATTAGCGAGGACTTGCAgaacatttgaaaaacttgtattCGGTGATATGGAATTATTGAG GAATTTGGATTTTTCACGAATTGGATTGATAACAACAGTCGCAGATGTATGGGAATATTTTGAGAGTGAAACCGTGAATCAGTATATCCGTAAAGTGAATGTAAGCAATGTAAGTTGGATGAGGGCAGGACAAATTTTGAACAACACGATTGGCAGAGCAGTGAACCTGGTCGATGTTAATATATTCGGACGTAGATTCGGAGACCTTCAACAGTTGGTATCTTTGCTTGAATTGCTGATAAATCTTAAAAGGCTGTCTTTTGATTGGCCCGATGAGATTGAAGATGTGTCCCACTCTATTGACATTATGCGAACCCCGTTCGGCCGGCTCAAATATTTGGCAGTAAAAGTGAGCGTTTattccaacaatttttttcctactttaCAATGGAACTGTAATGAACTCGTGGAGCTCCGTATAATAGCATTGCCACCCCGAGACGGGAAACTAAAACTGATTTCGTGGCCCCTGTATGGCCATGATAAACTGAAGAAGCTTAAGATTGTTCAAGCTCATGGATGGAATGTGCATCGCACAATATATAGACATATTGTTAATATGGTTCCGGATCTGAATCAATGGAcagattttcaaacgattgGTAGTGATCTTGGACTCAAAGGATTCTATCTTG aaaaaaatatcgaaatttgtCATCAACTACGAAAAACGCGAGTGGCAAACAATGTTCCACATCGCCGTCCTCCTGATAATTTCCCACATACATGGTCTGTGCTTTCGGAATGTTTGGTGCGAGAAGCAATAAGACTCACCCATGAAAGGGTACCAAAGGACTTCTGTTGTTTACGAAGAACAGCCGTACATTCGTCAGCAACCCCAAGTAGCTGGCCACTCGCATTGAGGATTGACGAGGCAAAG CGGCTGCTGAAAGATCCCGAGTACCAGATATCTTTGTTGTACTTGGAGCATGACATTGACACGCATTGTGATGTCCATTTAGTGGCATCCGCATTTCCAAACTTGAGAAACCTTTTTCTATGTCGAATTCTAAAATCGAGAG ATAGAACTCAGGGAGCGCAATACTTGCCGAGGCGCCTTACTAAGGAAGGTAGTGGCGCACCTGCCGCGTTGCAGGATGTAGCGGCCGGAGGACCGCACGATAgttcttttaaaattcttgTAGAAAACACGCCGCTACTTAGGGATCTGACGATTTGTTATTGGGGACA cGCGGACCCACTACTCGAGACCTGGGACTTCGATGCTCTGTTGCATATTTCGCAGTGGCGGAATCTCACAGCCCTACGTTTGGCCTTTGTACCCGTCCACGACGGACAGTTTTTGATCGATGTTGGAAAACACTGTGTAAACCTGGAGACATTGGTGCTAGTGCATCTGGGAACAACGGGCCATTCCAGAACGTACATGAGGGATCTGGCAGAAATGCTGAGACATTGTCGCAATATGAGGGAATTCTTCTTTGAAGACGACCAAGTATTCGGAGCGCATGAAGTGCTTATGGCTCTTACCAACAATCTAAAGCTTGAACGTATTGAAATGGAGTTTTacgagagaggagaggatTATGCGCGTATGATGGCATCGATGTACCATCTACTCCGGACTTGCACGctgttaaataaattcaagTATACCAACATTTGGACAACGACTCGTAATTTATATTTGTGCTACTTGGTCACTAGGTTACGCAG AATAAGGGGTGAACTGAATCGTCCAGATTTTCAGTTCGAAGTACTCTTACCAAACTACGGTATCCGCCACGATTCTCCGAATGTAGATGTTATTCTTCACGAGTACTCACCTTGGTACGACTTTAACTGCAGACTCATTTATCCTTTatttagttttgaaaatcacttttGGGCGAATATCTAA